A stretch of the Dehalococcoidales bacterium genome encodes the following:
- a CDS encoding sensor histidine kinase yields the protein MLTRYEKEAYQFLAVYRFLSYALAVMFTQVGPPLMMSRITDFQLYIILGILGVYSILRVFSPLRWRERSPMTYLILIGDFLLAILLVISTNGLNSIFLLYSLTPIMTAALLFQEKVALSLATAATVLLSATHIGLSQVSIRFTWIMQGYNLTLLIVYTLFSFVVAMVPYRINLNIRRRIEREAIIEERRRIAREIHDGIAQSLSYLNLKTKVVSDSVAANNTVQALTELNDVRKIVKDTYDDIRESIDQLSAETKALPLIPTLTNYAREYGSNNGIQVKFDASKTLPQLSPVAELQLLRIAQEALTNVRRHSQATEVELSLGRNGEAVEMMIKDNGRGFNFADLEESPPGYHGLNIIRERAEGLGGSVDISTAPGEGTAIMVTLPMATVRL from the coding sequence ATGCTGACCAGGTATGAAAAGGAAGCGTACCAGTTTCTAGCCGTCTACCGCTTTCTGTCTTACGCCCTGGCAGTAATGTTTACCCAGGTCGGCCCGCCCCTGATGATGTCCCGGATAACGGACTTCCAGCTCTACATCATCCTGGGAATACTCGGCGTCTACTCCATCCTGAGGGTCTTTTCTCCCCTCCGCTGGCGGGAGAGAAGCCCGATGACCTATCTCATCCTGATAGGTGATTTTTTACTTGCCATCCTGCTCGTTATCTCTACCAACGGACTGAACAGCATCTTCCTGCTCTATTCCCTGACCCCCATCATGACCGCCGCCCTTCTCTTCCAGGAAAAGGTTGCCCTTTCCCTGGCAACCGCTGCCACCGTCCTGCTCTCCGCAACCCACATCGGACTCAGTCAGGTGAGCATCAGGTTTACCTGGATTATGCAGGGGTACAATCTCACCCTGCTGATAGTCTATACCCTCTTCTCTTTTGTCGTCGCCATGGTGCCTTATCGCATCAATCTGAACATCCGCCGGCGTATTGAAAGAGAGGCTATCATCGAAGAGCGCCGCCGGATTGCCCGGGAGATACATGATGGTATCGCCCAATCACTGAGCTACCTTAATCTCAAAACCAAGGTAGTCAGCGATTCCGTGGCGGCCAACAACACGGTACAGGCGCTCACCGAGCTTAATGACGTCAGGAAGATAGTGAAGGATACGTATGACGATATCCGGGAATCCATCGACCAGCTAAGCGCCGAAACAAAGGCCCTGCCCCTGATACCAACCCTGACAAACTACGCCCGGGAATACGGCAGCAATAACGGCATCCAGGTCAAGTTTGATGCCTCCAAAACCCTTCCGCAGCTCTCTCCGGTGGCTGAGCTGCAACTGCTGCGCATCGCCCAGGAGGCGCTGACCAATGTCAGAAGGCACTCCCAGGCAACGGAGGTAGAACTAAGCCTGGGCAGAAACGGAGAGGCGGTGGAGATGATGATCAAGGATAACGGGCGGGGTTTTAACTTCGCCGACCTGGAAGAATCTCCCCCCGGTTATCACGGGCTAAACATCATCAGGGAAAGGGCGGAAGGGCTTGGCGGGAGCGTGGATATCTCTACCGCCCCCGGAGAGGGAACAGCGATAATGGTTACTTTGCCAATGGCTACAGTGAGGTTATGA
- a CDS encoding response regulator transcription factor translates to MERIRVLIVDDHTLFRRGIATVLASQQNLEIVGEAADGLEAIEKARKIAPEVILMDLNMPRCSGLEAIQALQSEMPQINILVLTVSEMETDLFAAVKFGATGYLLKKAEPEELIHAIINIASGGVIVSPLMATKLLTEFKDLSIGARREPVEEDGADLSPREGEVLQQLARGATNREIADSLFISENTVKTHLKNIMEKLHLANRSQAAAYAVKRGLVHYGG, encoded by the coding sequence ATGGAACGTATCAGAGTTCTTATCGTAGACGACCATACCCTGTTCCGCCGCGGCATCGCCACGGTGCTGGCCAGTCAGCAAAACCTGGAGATAGTAGGAGAAGCCGCCGATGGACTGGAGGCGATAGAAAAGGCCCGGAAAATCGCCCCGGAAGTGATCCTGATGGACCTCAATATGCCGCGTTGCAGCGGGCTGGAAGCCATTCAGGCCCTTCAGTCGGAAATGCCCCAGATCAATATCCTGGTGCTGACCGTCTCGGAGATGGAGACTGACCTCTTCGCCGCCGTGAAGTTTGGCGCCACCGGTTACCTGCTCAAGAAAGCCGAGCCGGAGGAGCTGATTCATGCCATTATCAATATCGCCAGCGGCGGCGTGATTGTTTCCCCATTGATGGCAACCAAGCTGCTCACCGAGTTTAAAGACCTCAGCATCGGGGCAAGAAGGGAACCCGTCGAAGAGGACGGGGCTGACCTCAGCCCGCGGGAGGGAGAAGTCCTGCAACAGCTTGCCCGGGGAGCCACCAACCGGGAGATAGCCGACTCCCTGTTCATCTCCGAGAACACGGTAAAGACGCACCTGAAGAATATCATGGAGAAGCTGCACCTGGCCAACCGCAGCCAGGCGGCGGCATATGCCGTGAAGAGGGGGCTTGTCCATTACGGGGGATGA